From the Oncorhynchus nerka isolate Pitt River linkage group LG28, Oner_Uvic_2.0, whole genome shotgun sequence genome, one window contains:
- the sult5a1 gene encoding sulfotransferase family 5A, member 1, with the protein MARLDVTETFHHISFPGHIHTQDSLNYACHFKFQDRDTVIVTYPKSGTTWMQEIVTLVKNRGDPQLSKTVPNWARAPWLEQYYSAKVLGATQGPRIITTHLPYNLLASALQGSKAKVIYVARNPKDVVVSYYHFHKMAKFLPEPNSFDEFLDSFLEGSVSYGSWFDHVKGWTKQAEVLANVLYISYEDMWLDLRGSMEKISAFLQCPLAGEELTSSLRHCSFSSMRDNAMVNYTLVPQEIMDHSKGKFMRKGQIGDWRNTFTEDQICLFDTVYSYQMQDCPLTFLWECPEGEEE; encoded by the exons atggccaGGCTGGACGTGACAGAGACCTTCCATCACATCTCATTCCCTGGGCACATTCACACCCAGGACTCCCTGAACTATGCCTGCCACTTCAAGTTCCAGGACAGGGACACCGTCATCGTCACCTACCCCAAATCAG GGACTACCTGGATGCAGGAGATTGTCACCCTTGTGAAAAACAGAGGGGACCCACAACTCTCCAAAACTGTTCCCAACTGGGCCCGAGCCCCCTGGCTGGAACAGTATTACAGTGCAAAGGTGCTGGGGGCCACCCAAGGGCCCCGAATCATCACCACTCACCTGCCCTACAACCTGCTGGCCTCTGCCCTCCAGGGCTCCAAAGCTAAG GTCATCTATGTTGCCAGAAACCCCAAAGATGTTGTTGTGTCATATTACCACTTCCATAAAATGGCCAAATTCCTCCCAGAACCCAACTCATTTGATGAGTTTCTGGATAGTTTTCTGGAGGGATCAG TGAGTTATGGGTCCTGGTTTGATCATGTGAAAGGCTGGACGAAACAAGCAGAAGTCTTGGCAAATGTTCTTTATATCTCTTATGAGGACATGTGGCTG GACCTGCGAGGCTCGATGGAGAAGATCAGCGCTTTCCTGCAGTGCCCCCTAGCGGGCGAGGAGTTAACCAGCTCCCTGAGACACTGCAGCTTTAGCAGCATGAGAGACAACGCCATGGTGAACTACACCCTGGTCCCACAGGAGATCATGGACCACAGCAAAGGCAAATTCATGAGGAAAG GTCAAATCGGTGACTGGAGAAACACTTTCACAGAGGACCAGATTTGTCTATTCGACACCGTCTACAGCTACCAGATGCAAGACTGTCCTCTGACCTTTCTGTGGGAGTGtcctgagggggaggaggagtag